Proteins co-encoded in one Verrucomicrobiota bacterium JB022 genomic window:
- the nusG gene encoding transcription termination/antitermination protein NusG yields the protein MSFDSENASGPTANPQREGKWYVVQTLSNKEMTAKRYIDRYISEYELDDYIFEVLVPSETVSEVKQGKKTQRQRKLYPNYIFLHCRLYDEDDRLVQKVWYYINGADGVIGFAGGQRPAALKQDEIEGILQKVAESEGKEVPKVQYELGEEVKITDGPFVNLTGRIDEINPEAGQLKVSVSIFGRFTPVTLEYWQVERVTEED from the coding sequence ATGTCCTTTGATTCCGAAAACGCCTCCGGGCCCACGGCGAACCCCCAACGTGAGGGTAAGTGGTATGTGGTGCAGACGCTCTCCAACAAGGAGATGACGGCGAAGCGTTACATCGACCGCTACATCAGCGAGTACGAGCTCGACGACTACATCTTCGAAGTCCTCGTGCCCAGCGAAACGGTCTCGGAAGTCAAGCAAGGCAAGAAGACCCAACGCCAGCGCAAGCTCTACCCCAACTACATCTTCCTGCACTGCCGCCTCTACGACGAGGACGACCGCCTGGTGCAAAAAGTGTGGTACTACATCAACGGGGCAGACGGCGTGATCGGGTTTGCTGGAGGCCAACGCCCCGCCGCACTCAAGCAGGACGAAATCGAAGGCATCCTCCAGAAGGTTGCCGAGTCCGAAGGCAAGGAAGTGCCCAAGGTGCAATACGAGCTCGGCGAAGAGGTCAAGATTACCGACGGTCCCTTCGTCAACCTCACGGGCCGCATCGACGAAATCAACCCCGAAGCCGGCCAGCTCAAGGTCTCCGTATCCATTTTTGGCCGCTTCACGCCCGTTACCCTCGAGTACTGGCAAGTCGAGCGCGTCACCGAAGAAGACTAG
- the secE gene encoding preprotein translocase subunit SecE, with product MSNPFRRFGIFLSETSAELRKSVWPTGSELRDSTIVVFIATVLLGIFVALADFSVYGFVELFTKLVRG from the coding sequence ATGAGCAATCCTTTCCGACGCTTCGGCATCTTCCTCTCCGAGACATCTGCGGAGCTGCGCAAGTCTGTCTGGCCGACCGGGAGCGAGCTGCGCGACAGCACGATCGTCGTCTTCATTGCCACGGTCCTGCTGGGCATCTTCGTCGCCCTCGCGGATTTCAGCGTCTACGGGTTTGTCGAACTCTTTACCAAGTTGGTGCGCGGGTAG